The genomic region AACAGTCTTATCGAAATTGTTTTTGACGAAACGATTTAAGATATTGACTAAATCTTCCATATCGTTATCTTCAAATATAAGTTCTTCAGAGACTTGACGTGACAGTTGCTTAATTTCAGCTTTGACGCGTCTTCCTTCGTCAGTAAGGGATAAGTTGAGATTGCGTTCATCATCAGGATTACGCAATTTTTGAACAAGTCCTTTGCTGACGAGTTTTTTGATTAAAGGCGTAAGGGTACCAGAGTTTAGAAAAATACGATCACCAAGTTCTTTAATATTTAATACCTCTTCATCACCAATTGAAGTCAACGTAATGTAGCCAGTATATGTTAGATCGAAAGGCCTTAAATGTGTTGAATATTTTTTAATGACTTCTTTTGATGAGACGTAACACAAAAAACATAATTCACTTTTGAGTTTTGGGTCATTTTTTGGCATCATAGCACCTCCAAGTTATATAATAAATTTATTATAACACTTCTTGCTTGCATGACTTAATCATTTAAAATATAATCAAATCACGCTTGATTTAATTAAAGATATATACATTAGTGAAGAAAGGTGGTATAGTATGCCCTTAAATAATCACTTTGATGATATTTTAAAAGGTAGACGATCAGTAAAAGTCTTTGATGAAAATGTAAAAATACCCCGTTCAGAAATGGATGAAATACTTACAAAAGCCACGCTTGCACCTTCATCAATCAACATGCAACCGTGGCGTTTAGTTGTAGTGGATACTGAGGAAGGTAAAGAAAAATTAAGACCACTTGTAAGATTTAACTCACGTCAAAATGACACTTCAGCAGCGATGATTGTCATTTTTGGAGATATGCTCAATTATGAGTATGCTGAAGACATTTATGGTGCGGCTGTTGAAAAAGGCTATATGCTAAAAGAGATTAAAGAAGAGCTTGTAGAGCGTTTCGTAACGATGTATAAAGCACTAGATAGACAAGCGATGAATGATATTGTGAAAGTGGATAGTAGTTTAATGGCGATGCAATTGATGCTTGTGGCTCGTCAATATGGCTATGATACAAACCCAATCGGAGGATTTGATCGCGAAAATATTGCACAAGCGTTTGATTTAGATCCAGAACGCTATGTACCGGTAATGATTGTTGCTATTGGAAAAGAAGCGGTAGAAGGCCGTCCATCATATCGATTACCCATCAATAAAATTGTACAATACCACTAAATATAATATTTATAAGATCGGAATTATAAAAATAGTTTTCAAAATATACCTGTCTCGATATAATGAGATTAGGTATATTTTTTATAGAATTCTTAACTTGTTAATACAAAAAACCAATAAAATATAGTACTATATAAAAAACTAAAAAAAGAAGTGGTAAAAATGCTTTTTGAGAACTGGTTATCCCTAAATGATTATATTTTAAGGCATAATGATGAAGTAGGTAAAAAACACAGATTCCTCTCTTTTGATGACTATCATAAATATGCACAGTTTCTGGAACTTACTCATATTTATAAAGCTGCAGCACGAGAACTTAGCACTAAATTAATCATTTTAGATGAAGACTTTCAAATCAAAAATGAACATAACCCGATTCATAACATACAACGACGTATTAAAAAAATATCAAGTTTAGTTGAAAAGTTAGAGCGAAAAGGGCTGCCAGTTTCAGCTGAGGCCGCTCAAAAGCATATTATGGATATTGCTGGTATTCGGGTAGTATGCAAGTATATTGAAGACATTTATACTATGGAGTCTTTATTGCTTAAACAAGATGACATTAAGTTATTAAAGCGAAAAGACTATATCTTAAAGCCTAAGAGAAATGGTTACAAAAGCTTGCATATTGTTGTCTCAATATCAATTTTTTTAACTGATCAGAACACTGCAATTGAAGTTCCGGTAGAAGTACAATTACGCACAATAGGTATGGATATGTGGGCAAGTTTAGAGCATAGACTCCATTATAAAAACACAAAAGGTTGTACAAAATTTTATAGAGATATATTAAAAGAGTGTGCAGATGATATTGCGCGAATAGAACGAAAAATGCAACGTGTACATCTGAATATTCAACAACATGATTCGACAAATTATCATTCAAATGAAGACGAATTAAAGTAGGGGTGAATAGTATGCATATCAAAAAAGAGGTCATTCATTACTCCACCCTACTCAATGTTGGAACGACACGAAACTACTTAAGACGATATAAGCTGCGTTGTCCATTAGGCAATGAGTCTATAAATGGTTCTGGATCTTCCGCAAATCGGTTACCAATCCCGCCTTTCATACGTTGGAAGTGAAGATGAGGGCCTGTTGTTCGCTCACCTGTATTTCCTGACTTTGCTATAACATCACCTGTTTCGACAGAATCTCCAACTTTAACTTCATAGTCACTCAAATGCATAAACCATTCGTAATAACGTCCATTTTCTTCTTTTATTTCGAGTACATTGCCACCTAAATCATCTTTGAAAATACGCGTGACCACGCCATCAGTTGGGGCAAGTATATCTGTACCAACTGGTAAACGATAATCTATCCCATAATGACGATTATCGCCATCAAATGATAAATTATAATTATATGTGCCAAATCCATGTGTCTTACGATCTTGTTCAAACCATTCATTTGCTTGATTATCGTACCATTTTGAATAGTCTTGTTGATAGTCATTCAAATGATTCGTGATATATATAATGATTATTCCAATAATTATCAAACTTATAATCGATACAATCCAATTTTTCATTTTAACCCCTCACCTAGACGAATGAAATGTTTCTTTATTGTAAATAGAGCGTATGTATAGCGCAATACAAATGCTTACAGAGCGAAAAGATACATAAAGAGACGTATAAGGTCATCAGACTAAAGTAGTATAGTGAAGCTATTTTATTGAGGGCTAATTGATAAATGCAAAAGAACGTAAAAGCTATTGTCAAAGTGTGACCTATCGAACATTACAATAGATTAAAATGAATACGCTTTTTTTAACACTTCTAAGGGAAGTGTTTTTGATTTAAAAGCAATTAGCACATCAGATGTTGGATTATTTTAATAATATGTTTTAAAAATTTAATATCACCCAATAAGCATTGTTTATAAATATAAACCACAGTATGATGAATAAAAAGAAATCATATGAGAATACGAAAGGAGTGTACAATGCAGAGCATAATAGAATGTACCAATTTAAAAAAGATATATCAAAATGGTGAAACAGAAAACAAAGTACTCAATAATATCAATTTAATTGTTGAGCAAGGAGATTTTATTTCTATAATGGGAACTTCGGGTGTTGGAAAATCGACATTAATTAATATATTAGGGTTGATTGATTCAGATTTCGAAGGAGCATATTGCTTTAATCATGCTGCTGTCAAAGAAATGAACGATGATGAATTATCAGAATATAGAAATAATTATATTGGATTTATCTTTCAAAACTTCAATTTAATCGATGAATATAATGTAAAAGAGAATATTTTACTTCCCTTTTTATATACGAGTCGGAAGTCGAGCGCAAATAAAATCAATGAACTAGCTAAAAAAATGAATATATTTGATAAATTGAGTGAATACCCACCAAATTTATCTGGGGGACAAAAGCAAAGAGTAGCGATAATGAGAGCACTCATTAATCAACCTCAAGTCATCATAGCTGATGAGCCTACGGGATCTCTAGATGAAGAGACGAGAGATGAGATTTTAGATATATTAGTACAACTGAACAAAGAGGGGAAAACAATTATATTAGTGACACACGATCCAAAAGTCGCAAATAAAAGCTCTAAAATTTTAGAAATAAAAGAAGGTCAATTAATGGAGAAATTAGGTTAAAAGAGTGAAATATTATCAAATTTTTAAAGATGTTTTGAAACTATTGAAACGTAACAAAAGGCAAAGTATTTTAACATCGATTGCAATAGGTATAGCAACATTTGTCGTGTTAATCATATTATCAAGTCAGTCATATACGTTTAATGCATTATCAGAAGATATGAAAATAGATGAACATACAACATCACTCACGTTCACACCACATGACAAATTAGATTTAGAAGGTTTTACAGATGAAGATAGTCAAATCATCCAAAAACAAACAGGTTATCATCCTAAGCTGATATCAAGTTCATACGGAAAAATGATACCAGTCAAACTGAATGGTAATCAACAAATTTTGAGTTTTAGAACAGAACATAATTTGAAAGAAAACCATGTTGAATTGCCCGAAGTTTTAAAAGGTAAAGACATTCATCATATTCAAAACGTAGGTCAAGTTGCGATAAGTGATAAAGCGCTTATGAAATTAACGCGAAGTAATGATATCGAAAATGGTTTAGATAAAGTATTAACGATAGATCAGCGTCAATATAAAATTAAAACAATATATCAAAGTTCAGCAGTTAAAGAAGTTATACCAGATATGATTGTTTCAACAAAAAGTGAAAAGGCCATTTTAAAAAATCATGTCTTTTATGATGAAATGGAAGTTTCAACATCTAAAACATCTGACATATACAAAATGTTAGCGATTTTAGATCAGAAAGGAACACATAGGGAAAGAGGAACCTATGATTTTATAGACAATGTTCAAACCTATAAAGATACTAAAAAAGAAGCAAACACCATTTTAAATTTTATCGCTATTTTATCAAGTATCTCTATTTTTGTTGCTGGGTTTGGAGTGATGAATGCAATGTTTTCTACCGTAAGTGAGAGGAGTAGAGAAATTGCTATTAGAAGAGCATTAGGTGCTAAAAAATCGCATATTTACCTATCTTATATGATAGAGGGAACTTTATTATCAATCATGGGTGGCATCATGGGAGTGATTTCGGCATTTATTTTTATTGCTTTAATGAATTTATCTGGAGTTGACTCAGCGGTTTCAACTATACAAGTACTCATCACATTAGCTGCTACTGCTATTTTAGGTGTTTTATTTAGTATGCTACCAGCAATGGTTGCAGCCAATAAAAATGTAGTCGAAGGTATGAAGTAAATGATGTTTGCAATCATGATGCTACATATTCAACAAAATTAATCCAAATAGAGGTGGAATGACATTATGAAAAAGTGGGATTATGTTATATTAGCCCTTATCATTAGCGAATATGTCTTCTGTTTTCTTGTGATGGGTCAAATGAGTATTTTTCGTTTTATGATATTTGGACAAGTATTGCCTACAATATTGTTAGCTATACTAGGGGCTAGAATAGCATCTAACTATAAATTTAAGTGGGGAATCGTTGGAATGATGAGTATTTTGTATGCGGTACTCATGTATATTTTATTAATCAGTGCACCGATGCAAATGATAGAAAACAACACAATTCAAAGCGGATCATCTACATTTGAATTTAATAGAGAAATAGGTTTGAAAACGTATCTAGGCTTATTTATTCAACAATTTATCTTAACAGCTTTGATTACAGTTGTAATCGGAGTGGTGAAAAAGATAAAAAAAGGCGAGTTTTAGTATAAAGTCTAGTCGAATATCGTGCTCGAATTACATGAAAAAATGAACTAGGGCATTTATGGCGGGCTAAAATCCTAATTATACACATAAGAAGTATTTGTAAAAGCAGATTAAATGAGGAAGTCAGACAACAGCATGGTGTTTGATTTCCTTTTAATTTTGTCATTTTTAAAGTATGAATTGAAAGAAATGAGCCTTTCTAAAATGTTAACAAGTTTAGAAAGGCTCATTCATTCATGACATGTTATGAGGATGAGGTTTCTGTTTCATGATGTTTTTTAATACGACTTTGAATTAAGTCAGATAATGCTTTTGATCCTTCATATTCTAAATGAATACCATCATAGGCAAAATAGTCTGTGTGTCCTTCAGAAGCTGAATACCAATCAATCAGATGCACATTTTTATGCTTTTTAGCTGCTTCTGCCATTAATGCATTGACATGTGATTCGTATTCGCGAGGAACACGTACATTCACGAGGTAAACATTTGCTTTTTTAAATCGAGCGAGTAGTGTTTCAAGTTGTTCTTTTGTAAAATCGCCATTCGTTCCCAATTCTAAAACGACATCAGCGTCTTTTGAATTAAAAGATTGATACTGGCTATCTACCAAATCCGGGACGTCAATCAGTTGGCGACCGACTTGACCGTCAATCGTTGCATTTGGAACCTTTTCATGGAAAATATCACCAATATCAACCATGACAGAATCACCAATAAGCAACGGCTCAGCCTTTTCAATATCAAAATCTTCAGCTGGCGCTTCGGTTGACTTGGATTCGTTGTCTTTGGACTCTTGGGTAGACTTTGAAGTTTGATTGTGTGTTGTGAAGCTCGTTTCTTTTTTCTTTTCTTTATGGACTTCACCAATTCCATCAAAGGCACCTAATAAAAAGAGTACCGTTGCTAAAGTTAAAACAGTTGTAATACTTAACCTTACAAAAGACATGAGACGCTTAGGTGTAATAGAAAAAGCTTTAAAACCATGCTTTCGTATTGGATTTTCAATAAAGTGATATGAAATCTCAGTCATAATCAAAATAAGTACAATGTCAATGATATAAACATAAAACGGTATTTGACCATTGACGAAATGACTATGTAAGAAAACAATAATAGGATAGTGCCATAAATACATACTATAAGAACGTTTTCCAATATAAGTGAATAATTTGTTCCCTAATACCATAGCAAAAATACCTGATGGCAATACTGAACTTGCAATGATAAGCAAAGTCAGAACGGAAATAAGGTAAAATCCACCCATATACAGCCAAGTATCATTATTATTGATAAAGAAAAATAACAAGATGAGTCCCGCGATGCTGAATAGTCCTATTAAACTAATCCAGATATTTTGTTTTTTCGGTATATTAAGAGACAGGTTAAACGGTGGCCATATAAATGCTAACAGTGAACCGAGTAGTAAGGTTTGTAATCGTGTATCTGTCCCAAAATAAAGACGTGAATAGTTATGATCGACCACTGTAAAACTTAAAGCTATCATCAAAATGAGTGATAAGAGCGATACTGCTAAAATAATAAAGAATGTTGTTTTTTTCTTGAACACTTTTAAACAAATCAAGAGAATCAAAGGATAAAATAAATAAAATTGCTCTTCGATAGCCAACGACCATAGATGTTTAAAAGGCTCTATAGCAAATTGATTAAAATAGTCAACATCTTCAAATATATACCACCAATTTGAAACATAAAATATTGCCGCGATAGCATCTTTTTTAACACTGAAAAAGATTTGTGGCTCAAATAGAATCGTATAAATGACAACGATTGTAATCATAAAAAAGACTGCAGGTATGAGTCGCTTCACTCTTCGCAACCAAAATTGAACTAAATCAATATGGTTTTTCTGGGTGTATTCAGATAAGAGTAACGAAGTGATTAAGTAACCTGAAATTACAAAAAAAGTATCAACACCTAAAAAGCCACCTGGTAGCCATAGAGGATTAAGGTGAAACATAATAATTGCAAGGACCGCAATAGCTCTAAAACCATCAAGACCAGGCAAGTACCTACGCTTTTGATTGTACTTATAGCGGTGCGTACGCTTTAATTCAGATACTGACATGAATAAACCACCATTTCATTAAAAATTATAACTGTCTCTATGTATATATGAGTATAACCTATCATATCTTAAGGAGTTTATAAAGTTAAAATCCAAGGTTACAATCTAAAAATAAGAATGATGCGTTATAAGTGAGATCAAATCAAAAGGCATAACGAAAGATGAATAAAGGGAAAGAAGTTGAAGAGGGGAATGCGTATGAGTAATCAAAAAAACGCCCTCGTTAAGAGAGCGTTTCATCGTCTATATTACATACCCCAAGCTGAAAGACCTTGAGCTTTGTATGCTTTTGTAGCTGCATCAAGTTGTTCGTTGTAGCTACCAGTTGAACCCCAACCAGGCATAGTTTGGAATAAACCAGAAGCTCCTGATGCGTTACGTGCATTTAATTGACCATTAGACTCACGTGCAATAATAGTTTCCCAAGTAGATGCTGGAACACCTGTACGTGCAGCCATTTCTTGAGCGGCTCTTGAACCAACTGAACCTGCAGTATTACCGTTACCTAAAGTGATAGAACCTGCACTAGCTGTTGATGTTTGAGTTGTTTGTGGCGCGCTTGTTGCAGCTGGTGCTTGAGTGTTTGATTGTTGTACAGTTGAAGCAGTGTTGCTACCATTTGATTGCGTTGCTTGTGCATTTACGTCTTGGATGTCAAATTGTGATGGTTGCGCTACTGTGTCAGTAACATTGCCATAACCATTGAATGACCAACCGAATTGAGTACCGTTTGACCAGAAGTGGTAGCTTACACCGTCAAGTGTAAATGTATAGTCATAAGCACCCTCATGAATTGGGTGTTGATTTAATGATGGGTCATTGCTTGATGCTAACTCTGCTAATTCTGCTTTATCAATGTTTTCTTCAGCGGCATTTGCGTCTGTAGCGTGAGTCGCAACGCCTGTAACTCCTAATGTTAACGCTAATGTTGAAGCGAATAATGTTTTCTTCATAATAATAAGTCCTCCAGTAAAAATAATTTTTTCATTTTCAAATTGGCTTACCAAAAAAATTCAACAACCACACTCTACCAACCTTCAAGCTATTTGTAAATTACGTGTAAATAACAAAACATTACAAGTTCTTTTCACATATCATTTGTGTAATGCTTTTGTAATATTGATAATGGAAAATTTACGTTTTTTATAGTGGGAAAATGTTAGTAAGACTCGCTTTAAGGTGAACTGGCGTTTAAAAATAGCGTACGGATTGCTATTACAAATATTACAGTGCAGTTTTAAATTGTAATACTTATGACAGCAATGAAGACGAAAAATAAGAAATAAATACTCAAAAATGGACATGAGACAATAGCAGTGAAATATAAACTTACGTATAATATAGTTAATTGAGGTGAAACATATGAATGAAAAAATTGAACAATTAAGATTACATGCAGCAAAGTTGACACGTCGCACAAATGAACTTGGTATTCCTGTTATGGTCGTCTTTGAAGGTGTTCCAGCATCTGGAAAAACACGACTAACAAATGAATTGTTGTTAACGTTAGATGCTAAATATACGCATTTTATTGCAACAAAAACCCCTTCTGACTTTGACTTGAGGTATCAATTTTTACAAAAATTTTGGAATACATTGCCTGCGAAGGGACATATCAATATTTATTTTCGTAGTTGGTATTCGCATTATATTGATTACCATGTGCATAATATTAAAAAGACATTATTCAAAGATGGAAAAGTGATGCGTGATGCGATTACGAATTTTGAAACGATGCTTGATGCTGACCATCATGAG from Staphylococcus felis harbors:
- a CDS encoding MarR family winged helix-turn-helix transcriptional regulator; this encodes MPKNDPKLKSELCFLCYVSSKEVIKKYSTHLRPFDLTYTGYITLTSIGDEEVLNIKELGDRIFLNSGTLTPLIKKLVSKGLVQKLRNPDDERNLNLSLTDEGRRVKAEIKQLSRQVSEELIFEDNDMEDLVNILNRFVKNNFDKTV
- a CDS encoding nitroreductase family protein, with protein sequence MPLNNHFDDILKGRRSVKVFDENVKIPRSEMDEILTKATLAPSSINMQPWRLVVVDTEEGKEKLRPLVRFNSRQNDTSAAMIVIFGDMLNYEYAEDIYGAAVEKGYMLKEIKEELVERFVTMYKALDRQAMNDIVKVDSSLMAMQLMLVARQYGYDTNPIGGFDRENIAQAFDLDPERYVPVMIVAIGKEAVEGRPSYRLPINKIVQYH
- a CDS encoding GTP pyrophosphokinase: MLFENWLSLNDYILRHNDEVGKKHRFLSFDDYHKYAQFLELTHIYKAAARELSTKLIILDEDFQIKNEHNPIHNIQRRIKKISSLVEKLERKGLPVSAEAAQKHIMDIAGIRVVCKYIEDIYTMESLLLKQDDIKLLKRKDYILKPKRNGYKSLHIVVSISIFLTDQNTAIEVPVEVQLRTIGMDMWASLEHRLHYKNTKGCTKFYRDILKECADDIARIERKMQRVHLNIQQHDSTNYHSNEDELK
- a CDS encoding M23 family metallopeptidase, translated to MKNWIVSIISLIIIGIIIIYITNHLNDYQQDYSKWYDNQANEWFEQDRKTHGFGTYNYNLSFDGDNRHYGIDYRLPVGTDILAPTDGVVTRIFKDDLGGNVLEIKEENGRYYEWFMHLSDYEVKVGDSVETGDVIAKSGNTGERTTGPHLHFQRMKGGIGNRFAEDPEPFIDSLPNGQRSLYRLK
- a CDS encoding ABC transporter ATP-binding protein; translation: MQSIIECTNLKKIYQNGETENKVLNNINLIVEQGDFISIMGTSGVGKSTLINILGLIDSDFEGAYCFNHAAVKEMNDDELSEYRNNYIGFIFQNFNLIDEYNVKENILLPFLYTSRKSSANKINELAKKMNIFDKLSEYPPNLSGGQKQRVAIMRALINQPQVIIADEPTGSLDEETRDEILDILVQLNKEGKTIILVTHDPKVANKSSKILEIKEGQLMEKLG
- a CDS encoding ABC transporter permease, with product MKYYQIFKDVLKLLKRNKRQSILTSIAIGIATFVVLIILSSQSYTFNALSEDMKIDEHTTSLTFTPHDKLDLEGFTDEDSQIIQKQTGYHPKLISSSYGKMIPVKLNGNQQILSFRTEHNLKENHVELPEVLKGKDIHHIQNVGQVAISDKALMKLTRSNDIENGLDKVLTIDQRQYKIKTIYQSSAVKEVIPDMIVSTKSEKAILKNHVFYDEMEVSTSKTSDIYKMLAILDQKGTHRERGTYDFIDNVQTYKDTKKEANTILNFIAILSSISIFVAGFGVMNAMFSTVSERSREIAIRRALGAKKSHIYLSYMIEGTLLSIMGGIMGVISAFIFIALMNLSGVDSAVSTIQVLITLAATAILGVLFSMLPAMVAANKNVVEGMK
- a CDS encoding acyltransferase family protein, which produces MSVSELKRTHRYKYNQKRRYLPGLDGFRAIAVLAIIMFHLNPLWLPGGFLGVDTFFVISGYLITSLLLSEYTQKNHIDLVQFWLRRVKRLIPAVFFMITIVVIYTILFEPQIFFSVKKDAIAAIFYVSNWWYIFEDVDYFNQFAIEPFKHLWSLAIEEQFYLFYPLILLICLKVFKKKTTFFIILAVSLLSLILMIALSFTVVDHNYSRLYFGTDTRLQTLLLGSLLAFIWPPFNLSLNIPKKQNIWISLIGLFSIAGLILLFFFINNNDTWLYMGGFYLISVLTLLIIASSVLPSGIFAMVLGNKLFTYIGKRSYSMYLWHYPIIVFLHSHFVNGQIPFYVYIIDIVLILIMTEISYHFIENPIRKHGFKAFSITPKRLMSFVRLSITTVLTLATVLFLLGAFDGIGEVHKEKKKETSFTTHNQTSKSTQESKDNESKSTEAPAEDFDIEKAEPLLIGDSVMVDIGDIFHEKVPNATIDGQVGRQLIDVPDLVDSQYQSFNSKDADVVLELGTNGDFTKEQLETLLARFKKANVYLVNVRVPREYESHVNALMAEAAKKHKNVHLIDWYSASEGHTDYFAYDGIHLEYEGSKALSDLIQSRIKKHHETETSSS
- a CDS encoding transglycosylase SLT domain-containing protein — its product is MKKTLFASTLALTLGVTGVATHATDANAAEENIDKAELAELASSNDPSLNQHPIHEGAYDYTFTLDGVSYHFWSNGTQFGWSFNGYGNVTDTVAQPSQFDIQDVNAQATQSNGSNTASTVQQSNTQAPAATSAPQTTQTSTASAGSITLGNGNTAGSVGSRAAQEMAARTGVPASTWETIIARESNGQLNARNASGASGLFQTMPGWGSTGSYNEQLDAATKAYKAQGLSAWGM